atattcatgcttgaatatttgaaaattgtaatttttgtttttaaagaaataaacacagtagtattttgaaattttgatagaatctaacgaaaaattttaatagagggttgaattttttttttttaaaaaaaaataaaaatgaaagatggaTATCATAAATTgggactttttaaattttgagtacttaattgtagAAGTTATGAAAAACAGAGATTATAAGTGAAGATTTCCCTTATTGTTTTGTTTCCCTTATTTCTTTCTTCGGGTTTGTGATACTCAATACGAACCCAATAcgaaattaatgaattaaaattaaagaatttaacatatttatttaaataaatcagattattattaatttatatagtcttatatttatgtaaCGACGGACCGTCTGATTTCCTCCGGATTGCAGGCGTTGATAAAGTTGAGACTGATGCAGCCATGGGAACTTTGACGGTGACAGGCGACGCAGATCCATATGAAATCATAGTCCGCACAAGAAAAGCAGGCAAATTTGCAGAAGTGGTAAGTATTGGGCCTCCTCCTGCTCCCCCAAAGAAGGATGAGAAGAAGCCCGAGGAGAAGAAGCCGGATCCGAAAAAGCCCGATCAGATGACCGAAGTCTACATACCATATATGCCCTACAACTGTCATGTATGCGAGCAAGTCGCTATGGTCCCTGTGGGCTTGTGGGACGAgcccactccatcatgctctatTCTTTGACAATTCCTATATTAAATTTCAGACCCataaacacaaaaaagaaagaaagaaaaaataataataataataataaaaaatcaagtttttgcTTTGATTGATGACCTTGTTTTGTGATGCTGCTGTTAGCTTATTcttttaggttttagttttgACAAAATTATGACAAAAGTCCAAGCATGttgttataattaaaaatgGTGATTGGTTCTGACCTTACACTTGATCAGACGTTCTTGTTGAGGTACAAAGCCAACTTCATGCAGTTGAGTTAGGCGATACTGATTTGCCTTTGTGGAATTCTCGAAGTGGTCACTTTAAGTGTTCGGAAACTTGGGAAAAGTTGAGAGAGGTGCATCCGGTTGTCAAGTCGTGGAAGATTGTTTGGTCGGCCACTTCTATCCACCGTCATTccttcattctttttcttgttttccgGGATGCTTTGGTCACAAAACAAAGGATGAGTGGATGAGGCTATACAGGGAAGTCTTTATGTCTATTCTGCTATGAAGCTCAAGAGAGCCGTGGTCACATTTTCTTTAGGTGCAGTTCCAGTCAACGGATTTGGACTGGAATCATGGTTGATTGCTCTTTTCGCAATGGGCCTTTGGATTGGGAAGATATAGAAGATTGGTGTGTGAAGGTGCTGCAGGAAAAAAGCTTAAAAGTTAGCTTGGACCGGTTATGTCTTGGAGCTACTGTATACAATTTATGGAAGTAAAGAAATGATCTTTTGCACAATCATACTCCACGCACCAAGGAAACAATCTTGGCTCGTATTAGGTGGAAAGCTCGAGCTAGGATTGTGGCTAAAGGACATTTCAAGCACCTCCAAAATTCTCGGTTTCTTGTTTCTACACGGAATCTGCAAAATCTGATCGGGTGTGCTCTATTTTTTAGAGTTGGGTGGTGTTGAGTTttatggttttttgtttttttgttgttgttgttgtttatgAGTTAATGTGTGCAGTTTGATGGTTAGGCATTTTCTTGGATTGGCGTTGGTTTGGGTGGTTGGGGTCTGCTCCCTGCGTGGATGCATGTGTCTTGTTTGGGTGTTGGCTTTCGAGTGTTTGTGTTTCTAGGCTCCCTGAAGTGTATTCTGTTTTGGACCTTTTGGTGATCTATGAAATGctttattcatctaaaaaaaaaattatgatccCAACCcgatttaaaaaagaagaagaaagaaagtataGTGATATTGTAGATGTGACACCTTATGAATGAGtaacttatttaattttgggtaaattaaattttaccttGCAAATTATCATCCCAATTTTCACTTGCACCTCTAAATTAcaactcaaactcaaaaattatcaaaatattttgaattgCCCCCTAGTAAAATTTGACCGTTATTTTAGATTTAAAACATTATACTTATGACATGTCAGACTGGCagtcatgtaaaaaaaaaatattattaatgctcttatttatttatttatttttggcaaaGTTCACATATCCCCTCAAATTACTATCCAATTGACAATgccccaaactttcaatttagacAATGGTCCCCCAAATAaccaaaaattatcaatgttccccaataacaaaaatatccttaataaaataaaataaaaatactaaaaattcaaaaaaaaaataaagagaaaaaaataaaaataaaataaaataagaaatacataaaaaccaagagtgaccaaatttaaaaataaaaagaaaaattaaaaagtttttcgttttttaaaacttgttgtttaataaataaattaaaaaaaaaatcgtttttaaaaaaaatattttttccttttttttttcaaattaaattttttgtttttatttgaataaaaaatttcttctttttttaaataaaaatgtttgttttttttttttttttaaataacatttttttgaatttataaggtatttttgttttattaaagaactttaaggtcattttttctttttgttggctttggaaatattgacaatttttttgtagtttgggagGATATTGTCttaattaaaagtttgaagAGACATTATTAATTGGGTGTATGCggacttttttattattttttaaaagaaaaaaaagaatccgTATGATATAGTTCATATTGTCACATCAAGGCACCCAACGTGGCAATCCAACCCTCTCTCACGTATTATTTCTGATGCCATATGTCAAGTTCAactttatacatatatacttGTAAATATGCTATatctctgtctttttttttttctttctcccatctattattcttttataagaGCGAAACATTCATCATCctttaatcttcttcttctaatgTATTTGCCGCTGccaaaacaataatatatatatatatatatatatggatccggcttccatgctACCGCATGGATGCTGTGAAATTTTGTGTGATCTACATTTTGTCACGTCATAGACAAGCAATTAATTCTATCCCACGTTTATTTGGCTATTTTAGATTGATTTGCcactctcgtctctctctctatctattTCTTTAGGAGGTAAGCACCGGATATAAAGGCTTCAATTTTCAactcttttgtttggttttctcTAAAACAAACTGATgaaaaccaaggagctggacatgctgatcatacacatgggaatggagctgaagttgcgCAAGACcttttgtcacttcctagtggcccaattacaagacttagagtcGCCagtaggaagtgacaaagggtcttgcacaacttcagctccattcTTATGTGTATGATcaacatgtccagctccttggtttccatcacaaacacaaatgaaagcaaaataaaaacaaacaaaacccattatatggtttctagcattatttGGGGATAAATTGTAAGCAAATATGTTTTTTCCATTAAAATTATACGTCTTTAAACATTTTTTGattattacatatatttttaaaatacatataagacattaaatataaaaatgcaCGTAAAAATCACGTGTTTTTAAAGAAAGcattgaattattttataatttagattAAATTTCGCAACATCTAACCATACACAAAtgttatataatttaaaaataaaaaatgacacaaGAACATAAGCAAGATATACGTTGTTAAATGTacaataaaatctaataataataataataataataataataataataaaagttacTTCAAAAGCAATTTGGTGCAAACCACCATTATCATAACACTTTGCTTGCAGAGATCGCACCCTCACCAACTCCGAAATCTGAGCCTTCCAACTCGTTCCGGAACTCGGGAAGTCGGAAAATGACGGGCCACGATAAAACTCTCCGAGTTTTCTGTGTCGGAACGGCCGATACGAAGCTCGAGGAGCTCCGATTCCTGTCCGAGTCCGTCCGATCCAATCTCAATAGCTTCTCCAAGAATTCGTCGCTGGAGGTATACACATTCAGTATTCTCTGCACACACACGATacatatattatttctttatttatatgtttCTAATATGTTTGATTGCtgattgtttgtttattttttgtccgTTTTGTTTTAGTATGAACATTGCAGTTTTTGTACAAAAATATAGTTCCAATGTAGAGCTTCATTccgtgaattattttttttgggagcaTTTTCTGGCTCGTCTATAATAGATTCAGAGATAAATAGAGTTAACGTTTATTATGTATTTAGCTTTCATTAATTTGTTTAGAATTGGCTTATCTGATTCTGTAaatcttgtttttatttcttaatttagtCTAGAAGTTGTTAAAGTAATATTGCAAACCATTGGTGTATCTTACAATCTATAAGTTGTAGGTCAGCTTAAAATCTGTACAAGTAAATAAACATGTTACTGTAAATCATAATACTTTGTATGCCTATCAAGTGGTCAAGGTTCACTATACAAGCTAATTTTCAACTTCTACCTCATTTTAGAgacatattttcttttctatgaaGGATGTCCTCACCGTCCTCATTCTTACTTGATTATGTAACTACAAAATATAATTTAGGAAAGATTATATTTTATCCACCTGTGGTTTGGCTCATGTTTCAGTTGCCAAGAGGAAAAGTTGCACTTTTCCCATAAGAGGTCTAATATGTTTCTTGGTTCATGAGTGTTAGGATAGTTTGATCTTATCTGACTGTTTTAGTAGTCTATCTTGTCTAGGAGTTGCGATACACTCTATCTTATTGATAGACATTGTGTTAATCTTGAATTGCAATCTCctctataaataataaatgaaagtgTGGGTATCGCTATACGAATCAGCCC
Above is a genomic segment from Alnus glutinosa chromosome 12, dhAlnGlut1.1, whole genome shotgun sequence containing:
- the LOC133851223 gene encoding heavy metal-associated isoprenylated plant protein 43-like; its protein translation is MVQRTVLKVDISCLKCKKKLLKAVSALQGVDKVETDAAMGTLTVTGDADPYEIIVRTRKAGKFAEVVSIGPPPAPPKKDEKKPEEKKPDPKKPDQMTEVYIPYMPYNCHVCEQVAMVPVGLWDEPTPSCSIL